Proteins encoded within one genomic window of Gloeobacter kilaueensis JS1:
- a CDS encoding phycobilisome rod-core linker polypeptide, which translates to MAIGPASELGISLFEDTDPIELWPGHSKEEVETVIRAVYRQVLGNAYVMESERLVVPESQLKRGEISVREFVRQVAKSELYKSRFLYSVPRYRAIELNFKHLLGRAPNGYKEMAYHSSVLDAGGHDAEIDSYLDSDEYQEAYGQDTVPFYRGYRTQPGISMVEFTHIFRLLRGSSTSDKGSYPDLATPRLNSLIINEKAVPVLPITVAPTSDRTQYNVLTPNTEWGRKVLKITVARSPGLGANLDTYDPSDSSYSVVVPLNRLLSEMETIKRKGGRILNVTSVVA; encoded by the coding sequence ATGGCGATTGGACCTGCGTCTGAGCTTGGTATCAGCCTGTTTGAAGACACAGACCCTATCGAATTGTGGCCCGGCCATTCCAAAGAAGAAGTTGAAACGGTCATCCGAGCCGTCTACAGGCAGGTTCTCGGTAACGCCTATGTAATGGAAAGTGAGCGACTGGTTGTTCCCGAATCCCAACTCAAGCGCGGGGAGATTTCGGTGCGCGAGTTCGTCCGTCAGGTAGCAAAGTCCGAACTGTATAAATCGCGGTTTCTTTACAGTGTGCCGCGTTATCGGGCGATCGAACTCAACTTCAAGCATCTACTGGGTCGTGCTCCCAACGGTTACAAGGAGATGGCCTACCACAGCAGCGTCCTTGACGCCGGTGGTCACGACGCGGAGATCGATTCGTACCTCGACAGCGACGAGTACCAGGAAGCTTACGGACAGGACACGGTGCCTTTCTATCGGGGCTATCGCACCCAGCCGGGCATCAGCATGGTCGAATTTACCCACATCTTCCGCCTGCTGCGGGGTTCCTCGACCAGCGACAAGGGCAGCTACCCTGACCTCGCTACCCCGCGCCTCAACAGTTTGATCATCAACGAAAAGGCCGTTCCGGTGCTGCCGATCACCGTGGCACCGACGTCCGATCGCACCCAGTACAACGTGCTGACGCCCAACACCGAGTGGGGCCGCAAAGTGCTCAAGATCACCGTCGCCCGTTCGCCGGGCCTCGGTGCCAACCTCGACACCTACGATCCGAGCGACAGCAGCTACAGCGTAGTGGTGCCGCTCAACCGGTTACTGAGCGAGATGGAGACCATCAAGCGCAAGGGTGGCCGGATCCTCAACGTCACCTCGGTCGTGGCGTAA
- a CDS encoding phycobilisome rod-core linker polypeptide: MSPVLGAQPEAEAPDQDASFQPFVRMSRMVRPGVSRSEDTEDLWLSMARDLFGRGYVEELSQRPRLDWEDLVQPATDAQADAKAQEKLGIASVAPAQPFELRPNSTEADKQLVIRAAYKQVFGNTYILESDRLIQAESLLKNGSISVREFVRLLAKSELYKSRFFHSTSNNRFIELNLKHLLGRAPYDQSEISFHLDLYCQKGYDAEIDSYIDSEEYRQLFGEDIVPYYRSFKYQTGQSAWAFDRFRTLYGGDAGSDTDRNKSGQRTQLTTNITRPDLPSGADYASLSAPSAKGPDTVADIWLEAARDLIAQGNYTEKSIVVESNLQLPSYQRFLVPSEAARIDAEAQTKLGITSVAPAVTFELRPNSTEADKQLVIRAAYKQVFGNTYILESDRLIQAESLLKNGSISVREFVRLLAKSELYKSRFFRPASNNRFIELNFKHLLGRAPYSQAEIAEHFGRYHKAGYDAEIDSYLDSEEYRRTFGEDIVPYYRGFKYQTGQSARAFEQLQQLWGGDAGSDTDRGQGQITQLTYTLARPLIETGVVLSAAAAGGTVGDGLETFLKWAQELGSVATPQPTAAPVVEVARPRKAEGYFTRPAADAQADAKAQEKLGIASVAPAQPFELRPNSTEADKQLVIRAAYKQVFGNTYILESDRLIQAESLLKNGSISVREFVRLLAKSELYKSRFFHSTSNNRFIELTFKHLLGRAPYNQSEIAQHLDRYQKAGYDAEIDSYIDSEEYRQLFGEDIVPYYRGFKYQIGQSAAAFPRLLQLWGGDAGSDTDRNQNGQLRRVEPDELLRSGRGIV, translated from the coding sequence ATGTCACCAGTCCTAGGAGCTCAGCCCGAGGCTGAGGCACCCGATCAGGATGCATCTTTTCAACCTTTCGTGCGGATGTCGCGCATGGTCCGGCCTGGGGTGTCCCGGAGCGAGGACACCGAAGATCTCTGGTTATCGATGGCTCGGGATCTGTTTGGCCGGGGTTACGTCGAAGAACTGAGCCAGCGGCCCCGCCTCGACTGGGAAGATCTGGTGCAGCCCGCCACCGACGCCCAGGCCGATGCTAAAGCCCAAGAAAAACTGGGCATCGCCAGCGTCGCTCCCGCCCAGCCCTTCGAACTGCGGCCCAACAGCACAGAAGCGGACAAGCAACTGGTGATCCGTGCCGCCTACAAGCAGGTCTTTGGCAACACGTACATTCTGGAATCCGACCGGCTCATTCAGGCAGAGTCGCTTCTTAAAAACGGCAGCATCAGCGTGCGGGAGTTCGTCCGGCTTCTGGCCAAGTCCGAACTGTATAAGTCCCGTTTCTTCCACAGCACCTCCAACAACCGCTTTATCGAGCTGAACCTCAAGCACCTGCTGGGTCGTGCGCCCTACGACCAGTCAGAAATCTCCTTCCACCTGGATCTCTACTGCCAGAAGGGCTACGACGCCGAGATTGACAGCTACATTGACAGCGAAGAGTACCGGCAGCTTTTTGGCGAAGACATCGTACCCTACTACCGGAGCTTCAAGTACCAGACCGGCCAGTCCGCCTGGGCCTTCGATCGCTTCCGCACCCTCTATGGAGGCGACGCCGGCAGCGACACCGACCGCAACAAAAGCGGTCAGCGCACCCAGCTCACCACCAACATCACCCGTCCCGATCTGCCTTCCGGAGCCGACTACGCCAGTTTGAGCGCACCGAGCGCCAAAGGACCGGACACGGTAGCCGATATCTGGCTTGAGGCCGCCCGCGACTTGATTGCTCAGGGCAACTACACCGAAAAGTCGATCGTCGTCGAGTCCAATCTGCAGTTGCCTTCCTATCAGCGCTTTCTGGTGCCCTCCGAGGCCGCCCGGATCGACGCGGAGGCGCAGACCAAGCTGGGGATCACAAGTGTCGCACCGGCTGTAACTTTCGAACTGCGGCCCAACAGCACAGAAGCGGACAAGCAACTGGTGATCCGTGCCGCCTACAAGCAGGTCTTTGGCAACACGTACATTCTGGAATCCGACCGGCTCATCCAGGCGGAGTCGCTTCTTAAAAACGGCAGCATCAGCGTGCGGGAGTTCGTCCGGCTTCTGGCCAAGTCCGAACTGTATAAGTCCCGTTTCTTCCGCCCGGCTTCTAACAACCGCTTTATCGAACTCAATTTCAAGCACCTGCTGGGCCGTGCGCCCTACAGCCAGGCAGAGATCGCCGAGCACTTTGGCCGCTACCACAAGGCCGGTTACGACGCAGAAATCGACAGCTACCTCGACAGCGAGGAGTACCGCCGCACCTTTGGCGAGGACATCGTGCCCTACTACCGGGGCTTCAAGTACCAGACCGGCCAGTCCGCCCGAGCCTTCGAGCAACTGCAGCAGCTGTGGGGCGGCGACGCCGGCAGCGACACCGATCGCGGCCAGGGACAGATAACCCAGCTCACCTACACCCTCGCCCGTCCGCTCATCGAAACCGGAGTTGTCCTCTCCGCTGCTGCCGCCGGGGGGACGGTGGGCGATGGGCTTGAAACCTTCCTAAAGTGGGCGCAGGAGCTGGGTTCGGTCGCCACTCCCCAGCCGACCGCAGCGCCCGTAGTCGAAGTTGCCAGACCGCGAAAGGCAGAAGGGTACTTTACCCGGCCCGCCGCCGACGCCCAGGCCGATGCTAAAGCCCAAGAAAAACTGGGCATCGCCAGCGTCGCTCCCGCCCAGCCCTTCGAACTGCGGCCCAACAGCACAGAAGCGGACAAGCAACTGGTGATCCGTGCCGCCTACAAGCAGGTCTTTGGCAACACGTACATTCTGGAATCCGACCGGCTCATTCAGGCAGAGTCGCTTCTTAAAAACGGCAGCATCAGCGTGCGGGAGTTCGTCCGGCTTCTGGCCAAGTCCGAACTGTATAAGTCCCGTTTCTTCCACAGCACCTCCAACAACCGCTTTATCGAACTCACCTTCAAGCATCTTTTGGGCCGCGCTCCCTACAACCAGTCGGAGATTGCCCAGCATCTCGACCGCTATCAGAAGGCGGGCTACGACGCGGAGATCGATTCTTATATCGACAGCGAGGAGTACCGGCAGCTTTTTGGCGAAGACATCGTGCCCTACTACCGGGGTTTCAAGTACCAGATTGGCCAGTCGGCGGCAGCCTTCCCCCGCCTGCTCCAACTGTGGGGCGGCGACGCCGGCAGCGACACCGACCGCAACCAGAATGGTCAGTTGCGCCGCGTCGAACCCGACGAACTACTGCGCTCTGGCCGTGGGATCGTTTAG
- a CDS encoding phycoerythrobilin:ferredoxin oxidoreductase → MTLYQPFLDHALARLGERLNLLSYPIPAGFESKAATVRGEEVLTTSHAFCSARLRQIRAAHVQGGKALQVLNFVIFPHLHYDLPFFGADLVTLPGGHLIALDMQPLFRDDPDYQARYTAPILPVFEAHRVHLEWGGDFPEEARPYFSPAFLWTRPSDTEVVRTRVFAAFCDYLEAYLDFVAQAEPVSEPDRLRAIEAAQLRYLRYRAEKDPARGMFRRFYGAEWTEEYIHGFLFDLERRRAAAGH, encoded by the coding sequence ATGACGCTCTATCAGCCTTTTTTAGACCACGCCCTTGCCCGGTTGGGCGAGCGGCTGAACTTGCTTTCGTACCCGATTCCGGCGGGTTTTGAGTCCAAAGCGGCGACGGTGCGGGGCGAGGAGGTGTTGACGACAAGCCACGCCTTTTGCTCTGCCAGATTGCGCCAGATCCGCGCTGCCCACGTCCAGGGCGGCAAAGCGCTGCAGGTGCTCAACTTTGTGATCTTTCCCCACCTGCACTACGATCTGCCCTTTTTTGGCGCGGACCTGGTGACACTGCCGGGGGGGCATCTGATCGCCCTCGACATGCAGCCTTTGTTCCGCGACGACCCGGACTACCAGGCGCGCTACACCGCTCCTATCCTGCCTGTCTTCGAGGCGCATCGCGTCCACCTCGAGTGGGGAGGCGATTTTCCGGAGGAGGCCCGGCCCTACTTCTCACCTGCCTTTTTATGGACGCGCCCGAGCGACACCGAAGTGGTCCGCACGCGGGTCTTCGCCGCCTTCTGCGATTATCTGGAGGCTTACCTCGATTTTGTCGCGCAGGCGGAGCCGGTGAGTGAGCCCGACAGACTCCGGGCAATCGAGGCAGCGCAGCTGCGCTACCTGCGCTATCGGGCCGAGAAGGATCCGGCGCGGGGCATGTTCCGTCGCTTCTACGGAGCGGAGTGGACGGAAGAGTACATCCACGGGTTTCTTTTTGATCTCGAGCGCCGGCGAGCCGCCGCCGGTCACTAG